A window from Vibrio cortegadensis encodes these proteins:
- a CDS encoding AAA family ATPase, with translation MRLEYNAADNTEIDRELCVQTLTLIRGLPGSGKSTLAKSLPAKHVEADMYFVNDAGTYEFNASKLKQAHEWCQKQTDEWLKAGESVVVANTFVCHWEMKAYQRLAKKHRVELCIIVCRESYNNIHGVDAATVARMKRQWQE, from the coding sequence ATGCGATTAGAATACAACGCGGCTGATAATACTGAAATTGATAGGGAATTATGTGTGCAAACCTTAACTTTGATTAGAGGCTTACCGGGCTCAGGTAAATCGACTTTAGCAAAATCATTACCAGCTAAACATGTCGAAGCCGATATGTATTTCGTTAATGATGCCGGTACCTATGAGTTTAATGCATCAAAACTGAAACAAGCGCATGAATGGTGTCAAAAGCAGACTGATGAATGGCTAAAAGCCGGTGAGAGTGTGGTTGTCGCCAATACTTTTGTTTGTCACTGGGAAATGAAAGCTTACCAGCGACTTGCGAAGAAGCATCGAGTAGAACTTTGCATAATAGTGTGCAGAGAGAGCTATAACAATATTCATGGTGTCGATGCCGCTACGGTTGCGAGAATGAAGCGTCAGTGGCAAGAGTAA